Genomic window (Rosa chinensis cultivar Old Blush chromosome 6, RchiOBHm-V2, whole genome shotgun sequence):
ttcaattttcttgGACCTCAATAATGCTGGGGATGTTGTTGATCGATGGATTGGCCGGACTGTGATAAGATCATGTTGCAAGCTTTCTTATGAGCATGCTCAGGATATTATTGATGGCAAATTTAACTCTGAAAGTTTTGACACTTTCAAAGACAGTTGTCCTCAGATACATGGCCAATTTGAATGGTCGGATGTAATTAGATCTGTTAAGAACCTCTCTGAAGTTTCCAAAACTTTGAAGGAGAGGAGGTTTAGTGATGGTGCCCTTCAGCTTGATAACTCCAAAGTTGTTATTCTGTTTGATGAATATGGAGATCCATATGATAGTTTGTTTTCCGAAAGGAAGGAATCAAATTCTCTTGTGGAGGAGTTTATGCTGTTAGCAAACAGAACAGCGGCTGAAGTCATATCTAGAGCTTTCCCTAACAGTGCACTACTGCGGAGGCACCCAGAGCCTAATATGCGCAAGCTTAAAGAATTTGAAGCATTTTGTTCCAAGCATGGTTTAGAGTTGGATACTTCTTCTTCTGGTCATTTCCATCAGTCACTGGAGAGAATTAGGGAAAAGCTCAAGGATGATTCTGTTCTGTTTAATATTCTCATGAATTATGCTACAAAACCTATGCAGCTGGCTACTTACTTTTGTAGTGGAGAATTGAAACACAAAGAAAATGATTGGGGTCACTACGGATTGGCTGTTCCTCTGTATACTCATTTCACATCACCACTACGGAGGTATCCTGATATTGTAGTGCATCGCACACTAGCTGCTGCTATAGAGGCTGAGGAGTTATATTTGGAACATCAGAGATTGTTGAATAACTTGAACAGGGGAGACAAATTTAAGATGAGGTGTTTCACTGGTGTTCATTTTGATAAGGATGCTGCCGAATCTAGGGAAAGTCAGGAAGCATTATTAGCTGCAGCAATGAAGCATAGAGTTCCCAATACAGAGTTGCTTACTGATGTTGCTGCTCATTGCAATGTTAGAAAGCTGGCCAGTAGACATGTCAAGGATGCTTGTGATAAGCTCCACATATGGTCCCTGCTGAAGAAAAAGGAGGTATGATATTTAACtatgttttccttttctttcttggtACCTTGATTTATGGTTGGTTAATGATATTGCAATGCATGGCTTGATATGATGCTAGAGTTGGTAttggtttattttatttatttatacgtTGATGGGCGGCTGCTAATATTGGTAGTTTTTTTTCCACTTTAGAAGTCCCCCCATATAGTTACAAGTTTATTATGTTGTTTCAACCCGTTTAACATCTCCgccaaaaaagaagaggaaatatTAGATCCATGTCTTCTTTGTAGTATGTTTTTAGCTGGAGGACTAGTTGGTAATAGTATTTAGTTTTTACCTTATCACCAGCAAATCTAGTTGTGGTTCTTAAATTTATGTGTTAAGATGAATATATGAGCCTTTATCTTGTATCAATTTGGTGTTGTCTTGGTGATGCAATAGTGACCATAGCAGCTACTTTTAATCTTTCTATTGATTGTATATTGTATTGGTACTGCTCTCATTTGCCTTGCACTTCTGATGTTCAGTATTTGGTCATCTGCttaatttttaatatatatatatatatatttttttttttctggttgcAGATTTTACTCTCAGAAGCAAGAGTAATGGGTCTGGGACCTAGATTCATGTCCATTTATATCCAAAAGCTTGCTGTAAGTATCTTTCTGctctaggattttttttttaaaagtttttttattattcttttataGAATGACTGTTGTTTTGAAAATTGCCCATGCAACTAACTTCTACTCCTATATTCTTTTAGGTTGAACGTCGAATTAATTATGATGAAGTTGAAGGCTTGATGGTAGAGTGGCTAGATGCTACATCCACATTGGTACTTTCTTTAGGTACTGATAGGCGCACATTCAGGAGAGGCAGTCCTGGTAAATGGAGGGCGCTTGAAGATGCGGCTTTGATTGTTAGTCCTTATGACCTCCAAGCTGAACCTAGTCCAGCTGGAAAGAGTTCAAATGAGCCCAGCTCCAATGGTTGCTCTTTGAATAGTGAAGTTGAGCCCATGGTTTTTCCTCTTACAGTGCGTCTTCTTTCAACAATTCATGTAGTACTTCATGCAGTTGGTGGGGATGATGGACCTGTTGATATTGGGGCAAGGCTGTACATGAGTTCATACCTCTGCTAGATAGTGGCTTTGAGTTGGTTGCCTGTTTCAGAATGGTACTTATGAAATTGAATGCTTACGGGAGCTGTCGAGGTGGCGTTTTGAATGGGGTTGATATGCTTGCTGCAGTTGGATGAAACTTGTGGACAGGGCTTTCTTAGGGCAATGGACTAGTTCTGTTATAGATACAAAATTAGTGTATAGTCGGAAAATAGAGttttagaagaaaagaaaaaaaataataaaacgtCATTTATTTTCAGATCTGCTGATGCTCAATGGGTTTGCTTGATGCTGAATCGTTTTGGTTGGAGAGGTGTAGATAAGGGTGGGGGTGGTTGTGGCATTGGCTTGTAGCAGCCGTTTTTGACAGTGCTGCTTTTGATGCTGGAATAGGCCCCTCTTTTTATTGGCCGGTTTCCATTCCATCTGTGTTGAGCTTGGTCAAGATGCGCCCATGTCCGGCGCTAACGCCAGGTTTCTTAGCCAATATTTTGTGATGTAATTTTCTTGTGTTATTCCTGGATTGCAGCCCAATAATGTTTTTGGCTTTGGGTGGCCAGGATTGGTGGTCGTGATTTGGTATCTTTGTTTCAGGTATTAGGTATGTGTTGGTCTGTCATAAGTGACTAAATGAGTGACTGGCTAGGTATACCCCGGTTGAATAACAGGATATTATCTCTCTCTTCTGATAAATACGAAATGAAACTTCCGGTGAATTACTTCGTAATTTACTTGTATGTCTGTTTTTCTGTAGGGATTCGATAGAGTACCACATGCAATTTGAGGTCTGTTACTTGGATCAGCTCTTAAACAAGTAAATTTTGTACTTTCACCAATAGCAAAATTATGGAATTTCAATAAGAAAGATTGCTGGATAAATTTGACATATTTTGTTCTTCCCCTGACATTTCCAAAGAATGTTAATGCGTCTACTCTTAAATTTCATCATCAGTAAAGCAGTTCAAAATGCGTTTACTTCTTAAATGTTGTCGTGTCATATGCGAGTTAGAGTCGAGGGCATAAGAGGAATTTCAATGCAAAGTAATTCTCCTTTTCCTGCAGAATTCTAGAACTATTATTTGAATAGAGAGTTAACGATGAAGAATGGTGGCGCAGCCAAACAGTGTTTCGCGGCAAAGTAGAGGATGACGTCAGCGATCGGATGGTACGGACCGCTAATCGACCTGTCGAAGGCTGCGCTTCACATCGGCGACTTCGTTCAGCTGGTCGTCTTCATCCACCGAATCACTCCTCTTCAGGTATATAATATGCCTCTCTTTCCGCCGTGTCGTTTTTCTCTTCTCCGTTTTCAATTAATGCTGAAAATGGGGATTTCGTGTTTCCAAAGTATAAATTATCCAACGGCGGAGAAGTAATCCGGACCGACATCCAGGTCGGCGACGAAACGAGGCCGTTTTTCTCCGTATCCCTATGGCAAAAGCAAATGGGATCCATGGCCGTCTACGGCGACGTCGTTTTGTTACAAAGTGAGCACGCTGCAAAATTTAGTTTACTACTGTAATTCtcaattttcagtcaaattaattaatttatttttggttaattgattcaGATGTGAAGATAGTAAAATATCGTGATGTTGTTGAAGCTAAAACCGTGACACAGTCGTCTTTACACCGTCTACTTCATCCTTATGAATCCATTTTAACTAAAGGTAAGTAAAATTTACTAAGAGCTTGAAAAATTGGTAACATTTGAGATTTTCCTAAACTTTGAGGCTACAAATTTGTGTTTTGCAATGTTTAGGTGTGGATGAGTTGATAGAGGGGTGTCGAGTTGGGATAGCTGCCAAGGAGAAGCTAAGAAAGGTAGTAGAATGGGTGAAGAAGAGCAACACTCGTCAGTTCCGCGGCTCTCAGCTGCAGCAGAGGCAATTCCCGAGGAACTGGAAGCTGCCAGAAGAGAGTAAAAAACCTGAGGATTGTTGCTCAGTTTCGCGGTTATCACATCTAACTAATTCTTGCAAGGCAGTGTTTGATGCATCTGTTGCCGAAATTTTTATGCCACAAGCTGAATGTGAGTCTTGGTGTGACAAGGAAGACATGTTTGTAAGTAGGAGACTCTGTAAAAAAGGAGATCCTGGTTTGGTAAGACATCTTATTTGTACAGGTTGCCGGATATGCGGTTCCCCCTTGGAGGCCAACAGGTATGGATCGGAGCATTGGATACAGCTTATGTTTTGCTACCACGACTTTTGATTACTGAATGTGAATGTTGAatgctttgcttttcttttattGCAGTGAAAACACGTCTAAGCAAAATGCAGCTGCCCTTTACTGTTTGGAAAGCTCGAACCGCCTTCATGTTATAAGCCTCATATACAGGCCTTTCATGGTAGGGTTTTGTTTCCCCCcactgattttattttttgagttttACCCTTTTTGTAATTGAACAGCGTTTTGTGCTTCTACAATGGATCAGTTTCTGCCACATACATGAAACCATGTTAATTCCTACATCTTTGTCCATAGTTCTAATTGCTTTCCAACATGTTCTTTTATACACGTTGAACAATTCTGTATCTCATGATCCAACTGCAGTTATATGTATGGGATGATTCGGATTATGCACCACTCCTGGTCAAAAACAAAGCCGCAGAGCTTTTGTTTGGGAACATCAAAGCTGAAAGAGTCTATTCGTGCTATAAGGAAAAACCACATGACGGAGAAGTTAATTTCAAAGACACTGACACAGAAACTGGTGCAAGTGCAAAACCAACTTCACAACCTAAAGCTGCTGAGGGAGGAGTTCTGGTTTCTTGCTCATCAGCTGTAGACAAAAGGAGCTTAGAATGGGAGGGAAAACTTGGTTTCCAGAGGACCATGGACTTCTATAGGATTTGGTTAATTCTTCTGAAAACTATGCTGCAGCAAAGAACGAACAGCCTTTTGAAATTTGTAGTCAATGTAAATGCCAGTTTGGATTGGGAGAATGGGAGGTTTGAAATGGTTTCTGTGCAGATGCCATGCTTAAGAACTAAGCGATCTCCAGAGCATATTTAAAAGTTAATTTAACACCAAGGGATTGTCTTTTCTTGCTATTGAATCAAACGGTGGGTGAGACATAAGTGTCCTAAACATCCATGTCTGACCTGAATTCTGAAGAGGCTAAAATAACTTTATCCCACAAAACTTGATTACTTAGATTAAGCAATGCAGAGTACAAGGATATCTCTATGAAATTGTCTTctaaaataaattctgaaattttcccTATCATAGATACTAGCGCTTCGTTCTTCAACTTTCGGTTTCATTGAGATTTGAGGTCCCTAGTCAGTTGAGAATCGACTTGCTAGTAGTAGCTAGTAAGGGACACGTCGTAGTGTTCCATGTCGCCACGCCTATTTCGAGTCCGACCGGAGTGTTTCATGTGGCCACGCCAATGAATTTTGAGTCATCGGACTCGAAATAGACCTGGCCATATGGAACACTACGACGTGGCCCTTAATGGCGTCATCAAAGCTTCCCTCCACATCCAGGTCCGCCTTCCACAGCGTCAGGTTCACAGCTGCCTTCGGAAAGTCCAGAAGATGCTTCACCTTCTTCATGTTCGCTGTTACAGTTAGAAACATTATTTCATTATATGATATATATCCATCAAACTAACATATCCATATATAATACTACTACTCATTGACGGACCAGGGAGAGCACGGTGGCTCGGACAGTGTAGCCGCGCTCTAGAAGTCATGAGCCGACGAAACCGGAGGCGCCCGTCACACAAAACTCTGATCCCAACCCCATGCCTTGGAGAATGATCGACTGTGTAGAGACTccgggatatatatatatatatatctttattaattaagccaatttctggcagaatggttaaatttttgaagtgcCTATAATGCCCACGGTTTATTAAAGCTCAATATATCTATAAATACTGTACGAAGGCTATGATGGTAATCTTGACAATAAAATAAGGGGGAGAGGATTCTGCTGTGGCAGAGAAGAGAAGGAGAAATAAATTCCCAACAATTCTGCGGCAAAagagaggggggagagagagagagggaacaAAGACGCAGTCGCGCACGATCTCCAGACTAGAGAAGAACTGCCGGGCCACGATCTCAACACGGATCAATGCACAAGACAACGTGGGAGAAAATCGGTGTACAAATGGATGCATCAGGACTCATCCCTCTTCCAATTTACAGTTCATATGAAAATAGGAAacacagaaagaaagaagagcagAGCACAATCAAACCTaggaggaggagaaagagaaagaaacaaatcgGGTGACGGTTTGCAGACTTGCTAATTGCCATTGGGTCATTTTagattttgggttttgttttgctcAAGTAGAAGAAGAATCCACTCTTGCAGACTTGATAATTCCCATTGGGTAATTTTCAAATTTCATATTTCATTGATTTTCATATTCAATTTGTTATCTTTTCgggttttctataatccaatcCACGGGTTTGATGCAATAATATCAAAGTATGTTCTGCCATCAAGGATCAAACCCAAGAGGATAGATTTGGTTCCTGCTGAATTTTCCAGTAATTTGGGTTCTAAGAGGTAGTATTTGTTTGATAAAACTGATGTGAGcatccctttttcctttttttcttttttgtcctcATCAATAAATTATGTGTCTGCCCCCTAATCACATTTTTACTTCTCTTGCGTTGTCTAAGTGAAACTCATTGATGACCTTTGTTTCTCTTGAACGCGTGAATTGCTTGGAGTGGATCTGATTGTTAAGAGTAAGCTTCAGAGCATGGGTTTGGGTCCACAATTCTGATGGTGAAATATGAATGTTTATGTCATATTGATTGTTTCCGGTAAAAGTCTTGAATCTGTTTCTTTATGTGATTGCACCTAGATGTGCAGTACCTTCATCTTAATGTAGCTATTGAGCAATTTATAGGCCTTAACCCAGCCCCTCTTTTTACAGTTACCGGCAACAATTGGAAGTAAGGATATTAGTTGGTTTGAGCAAATTGGAATTGAAGTCCATATTAGGTATGCCATTACATGCTTGATCAGCGATTCAATTGGTTTGTAGTTTACGATTGCACTAAATTTGTGATTGGTTTTGTACGCATTTATTTGAGAGAGGATAATTGGTAATTTGCTCCATATAAGATTAACATGACGTGTTAGCAATTAAGGAAGAATTGCTCAAAGCTGTGACGGATTAAGGAGCATATTGAACAAGGCTTTAAGGTTATTACCTGATTTCTAGAGTCTGTCCatctttctaatttttctttctcaattttGTTGTTAtcactaaaataaaataaatgttaTGTTCACTATATACGTACAAACTAATTACTTCTGCAGATTAGAGAGACGAAGGaaccaagaaattgaagagaaaaaggaagagcATAAACTGACACGGTGATGAATCAAGCtcccattcttcttctttcttcctgtttgtttgttttttttattggtttttttAATTAGGCTCTTTGGCTTAGGTTTTTTGTTGGATTTAGTAAGATAGaccataaaacctattgacgaAATAATGCATTATGATCTATCTCCTGTTTTGTGGACGTACCGTTATAGATTTACTAAAAATTTATGCTTGATAATCTCCCACCAACGTCATGAAgagttttttttcccctttcgtTTTTCTAATGCTTCGATAATCATGGGTTACTTGCAGCATGTATATATGAATACCAGATTGGACAGTAGATATAAAATAATTGTCAGCAAGCAAAACTGAAAGCAGATCGCTGAGGACCTATAACCTATTTTTATATATTCAAGGTTtgcttttgatctttgttttggtgtttgtgGATCCATTTATATGTTTGTATTTCGTTCTCTTTTTCTGATGCTTCAGCATTCACTTCACttgcaacatatatatatgaatggcaGCTTGGACACTACAGACAAAATCATGACCAGCAAGCAAAACTAATAGCTGAAGCATAAGGTCCTGTTCATCTATATTCAAGGTATCTCAATTATTTAATTATGCCCCAAGTCATTTTTAGAATCCTAATAATATTAAGATCCTTTGCTCCATTTTTGTCATGTGTCGATTTTTCTATTTGATTAAGCATTTTTTATAGTGTACGTCTTTTCATGCAGTAAACACCAAAAGACTGGGCAACTCGACGATTAAATTGGGTCCTGTTGGGTTCACATACCACTATGTCTGACTCAGGTTCACATACTAGACCGAGTCAGGTTCACAGAG
Coding sequences:
- the LOC112174674 gene encoding uncharacterized protein LOC112174674, which encodes MTSAIGWYGPLIDLSKAALHIGDFVQLVVFIHRITPLQYKLSNGGEVIRTDIQVGDETRPFFSVSLWQKQMGSMAVYGDVVLLQNVKIVKYRDVVEAKTVTQSSLHRLLHPYESILTKGVDELIEGCRVGIAAKEKLRKVVEWVKKSNTRQFRGSQLQQRQFPRNWKLPEESKKPEDCCSVSRLSHLTNSCKAVFDASVAEIFMPQAECESWCDKEDMFVSRRLCKKGDPGLVRHLICTGCRICGSPLEANSENTSKQNAAALYCLESSNRLHVISLIYRPFMLYVWDDSDYAPLLVKNKAAELLFGNIKAERVYSCYKEKPHDGEVNFKDTDTETGASAKPTSQPKAAEGGVLVSCSSAVDKRSLEWEGKLGFQRTMDFYRIWLILLKTMLQQRTNSLLKFVVNVNASLDWENGRFEMVSVQMPCLRTKRSPEHI